In Wolinella succinogenes DSM 1740, a single genomic region encodes these proteins:
- a CDS encoding response regulator, whose amino-acid sequence MEREVALKILIVEDDTDAREWLSTIISNHFPEVWSAGDGEEGERLFGLHAPDVIITDIRMPKLGGLEMLDRIKAGGAKPYVIVISAFSEMKYFIKAIELGVHLFLPKPIEPGRLMETLEDFRHIKLAKLKKEEAEQERIRSLLFESKKELIRLIAHHWRQPLNVISITAENIKLNLDERGIEGHEDTHHLADKIVTESLRLSRVISRFSDTFFAKEEVGRHFGLHTVLKDAFEIAEPLAQEARCLLEIEGNDEVIFGLKGMLVQILLEVFKAIMALCDQVNRGELLVRVVCESFEGEVKIWMADVACAGRCWSEVMFEPFAGGFEEKRRDMELFVAQHLLRRYFDGMIKIVDRGEIRGLEITLSRNPKKFNSPLA is encoded by the coding sequence ATGGAGAGAGAGGTAGCCCTAAAGATTTTGATTGTTGAAGATGATACGGATGCGAGAGAGTGGCTTAGCACGATCATCTCGAACCATTTTCCTGAAGTCTGGAGCGCGGGGGATGGCGAAGAGGGAGAGAGGCTTTTTGGGTTGCACGCCCCTGATGTGATCATCACTGATATTCGAATGCCAAAGCTTGGGGGGCTGGAGATGCTAGATCGCATCAAAGCCGGTGGAGCCAAGCCTTATGTCATCGTCATTAGCGCTTTTAGTGAGATGAAATACTTCATTAAAGCCATCGAGCTTGGGGTTCATCTCTTCCTTCCTAAACCCATTGAACCTGGACGGCTGATGGAGACTCTAGAGGATTTCAGGCATATCAAGCTTGCCAAGCTCAAAAAAGAGGAGGCAGAGCAAGAGAGAATCCGTTCGCTTCTCTTTGAATCCAAAAAAGAGCTTATTCGCCTTATCGCTCATCATTGGCGCCAACCTCTCAATGTCATTAGTATCACCGCCGAAAATATTAAGCTCAATTTGGATGAGAGGGGTATTGAGGGGCATGAAGACACCCATCATCTTGCGGATAAAATCGTGACCGAATCGCTCCGCCTCTCTCGTGTCATCTCTCGATTCTCAGATACATTTTTTGCCAAAGAGGAGGTGGGGCGTCACTTTGGGCTTCACACGGTTTTAAAAGATGCCTTTGAGATTGCGGAACCTTTGGCGCAGGAGGCGAGATGTCTCTTAGAAATCGAAGGGAATGATGAGGTGATTTTTGGGCTCAAAGGGATGCTGGTGCAGATATTGCTGGAGGTCTTTAAGGCCATCATGGCGTTGTGCGATCAGGTGAATCGAGGAGAGCTATTGGTGCGGGTGGTTTGCGAGAGTTTTGAGGGCGAGGTGAAGATTTGGATGGCGGATGTGGCTTGTGCGGGGAGGTGCTGGAGTGAGGTGATGTTCGAGCCTTTTGCGGGAGGCTTTGAGGAGAAGCGCCGCGATATGGAGCTTTTTGTGGCTCAGCATCTTTTGCGGCGCTACTTTGATGGGATGATCAAGATCGTGGACCGAGGGGAGATTCGGGGTTTGGAGATTACGCTGAGCAGGAATCCCAAAAAATTCAACTCGCCGTTAGCTTGA